From Campylobacter pinnipediorum subsp. caledonicus:
AAACATAATTAACACCCTCTTTATACTTTGACATTTTCTTATCATACAAAGCACTAGCAGCTATAAATCCAATATCAGCAGCACTTAAAGCTTGCGAAAGTGTCTCTGAAATTTTTTGAGTATAGATTATCTTTTTTTCTATATATTTAAAAAGATTTGCATTTTTTAAAGCCTCCATACTAGCCTCTCCATAAGGCGCACTTTTTGGATTTGCTATAGATATGGTTTTTACATCTTTTAAAACATCAAGTCCTTTTTTTAGTTTAAAATCCCTTACAGTAAATATAGCAAGAGAGCCTTGAGCATATACAACTGGCTTAGAAACACCAAATCCACTCTCATAAACCTTATCTGCAAAACCCATATTTGCAGCCATAAATATATCAGCCGGAGCTCCGTTTTGTATCTGAGAAGTAAGTCCGCCACTAGAACCTAGACTAAGTTCTACTTTTGTATCTGGGTAAAGTTCGTTAAATTTCTTCAAAAGCTCTTCAAAAGCATAAGATGTATTTGCTGCAGCAAGCACCCTAATCTCCCCCGCAAACAAAGCACAAGCACTAATCGCTAATGCAATTAAAATTTTTTTCATTTTTACACTCCTATTATAATGTCTGATGATTTGACCAAAGCTTTTAATTTATCTCCAACACCTATTTTTAGTTCCATAACAACATCTTTTGAAACTATCGCACTTAGATTTTGATAATCACTCAAACGTATTATCACATCTGCATTTTTAGAGCCTATTTTTACAGATATAACCTCGCCATTTAGTTGATTTATACTATCATCTTTTATAACCTCATCTTTTTTTACAAGGCTAACACAAGGTGCTTTAAAGATAAAAACAACTTTTTTACCAATGATAAGATTTAAATTTTTTTCACTTTCAAGGGTAATACTAGAATGCAAAATATCATCGTTGCTTAATTTTGCAAAAATCTGAGAGCTAACCGCACCTGATTTTACATCTACTATCTCACAGTTTAGCTGATTTCTAGCACTCAGGTTGTTGCTTAGTCTAGAAAAATTTATTATTTCAGAGTTTGAAATATCAAGATTTTCACATACCTTTGTTAAAAAATCATTTTGTAAACCAAGCAACTTTTCATAAATTTCAATCATCTTGTGGCCGTATTCGGTTAATTCTGTGCCACTATTTTTTTTCCTTCCATTTGCTCTACTTACAAGTGGTTTATCGCTTTTGTTATTTAATATATCTATACTATCCCAAGCATTTTTATATGATATACCAATAGCCTGAGCGGCTTTTGTTATACTTTTTGTAGAATCAATGGCTTTTAGTAATTTTATATGTTTTTGTAAAACAGATACATTATCGCCTAAAAAAATTTCCAAATCAATACTAGCTTTCATAAAAAACACCTTATATATAATTAAATAATTTTAAAAGTATAATTTATTATATATACAAAAATGCTTAAATTTCAAAAAGTTCGTATTTTAATTTTTTAAAGATTTCTTGTTTTTTGGTAGCTTCTTCTAAAAACTGAGTATCTGATGTAGAGCTAACAACACTATCTAATTCATCTATCATAATATCACAAATTAGGCGTATTCTTTCTTTATTTGCTATACCAACCTTACCTTTTGAGATATCTTGTATCTTTTTTAGATACTCATTGGCTTGTGATATATATCTTTTGTATTTGAGTATATCTTCATTTTTTTTAAACAAAGACTGAGCCATTTTATTGTATTTATCAAGTTCGTATGATTTTTTGCTAAGTTCGTATGATTTGTCATAATTTTGTAGTTCATAATAAAATTTAGCTTTAAACGAAAGTTGGTAAGATTCATTTGTAGCAAAAAACAAAGCACAAGCACTTAGTATCAAAATAACTACAGCAACAGGCAAGGTCTTATTAAAAAGCATAGCTTATCTTTCAATGCTTTTTAGCATTTTTAGACCACCATTGTTTTAGGTTTAGTACAAATTCTTCTTTATGTTCTAAAATGCTTTTGCCATTAGGATTTTTTTCACTCTCAAGCCACATCTTAGTTTGAAGCTCTTCTTTTGCGGCATCAATATCAAGTTCATTAAAGCTCAAAGGCTTTGAGAGAGTAAAATTTATAGTAGAAAATGGCTTTGGAATTATCATTTTATCCCAGCTTCTTAGTTCCCAAAAAGAGCTTGCTTCGTAATTTAGGATATAAATATCTCTGTTTGTTTTTTGAGCTATTGCAATAGCCCCATCGGCTATACTATGTCTTGGTCCACGAGGACCATCTGGCGTAATGATAATATCAACACCCTCTTTTATATTTTTTAGTGCGTTTATCAAAACTTTAGCACCACCTTTTGAGCTACTACCTCTTATTGTAGATATGCCAAAAAATTTAATTATTCTTGTGATTATCTCGCCATCTCTATGATCACTTATAACAACCTTACCTTTTCTTTTTTTGTTAAAATCACAAGTCCAATACCTAAGGTAAGCAAAGCTCATAAAAGCCAGTCTTGAATGCCAAAATACAACAACACAGCTATCATTTGGAAGTTTATTTTTTGAATATGTTTTTTTACAAGTTAGAAATATAACCCAAACAAGTAGATAAAAAACATATACTATCAAATTGATAAATATGCTTTTTTTTATTCTACTATATGAGGTTTCCATATAAGACCATTCTTTTTGGATTGTCAACACGGACTTTAAGGGTCTTACCTAAAAGCTCCTCGCTTCCGTTTACTTGAACCAAAAAGTTATTAAAGCTCCTACCGGCTACTCCACCATTTGCGCGCAACTCTTCAAAATAAACATCAAAAATTTTATCTTTTTGAGCAGCTACAATCTCATCTAGAATTTCAGTATGCCTACTTTGTAAAAAAGTAAGCCTTTTTGAAGCAATATCCTCAGGAACTTGATTTGTAAACTCAGCCGCTTTTGTCATAGGGCGAGGAGAGTATTTAAAGCTAAAAATTTGTTCAAATCTAACTTTTTCTATAACGTCCATTGTATCCATAAACTCTTCATCGCTCTCGCCAGGAAAAGCAACTATAATATCAGTGCTAATACTAACATCAGGGCAAAGCGAGCGAAGTTTTAAGGCTCTATCTAAAAACCACTCCTTTGTATATCCCCTTTTCATCTCTTTTAAGACTTTTGTATTTCCACTTTGAAGTGGCATATGCATTGATTTACAAATTTTATCATTTTGGCTAAAAACTTCTAAAAATTTATCATCCATATGCAAAGGATGAGGACTTGTAAATCTAATACGTTCTAATCCATTTATTTCACTTAGTTTTACCAAAAGATCGCTAAAATCAATTTTTTCATGGCTACTTGAAAATCTTTTACCATAGTTATTTACGTTTTGACCCAATAAAAAAATCTCTTTTGCACCACTATCAATAGCTTTTTTTGCTTCGTTTAGAATTAAATTTAAAGGTATTGAAATTTCATCTCCACGAGTATGAGGCACTATACAATAGGTGCATTTTTTATCACAGCCTATTGATATATTTATGTATGACTTAAATGGAGAGCCTCTAAACTCGCCAAAAGCATAATCACTTTCATCGTAATTTATATCAGTACTTACAAACTTTGGGGTATTTACAGCGGTTGATATTTTACTGATATTTCTAGCCCCTAAAACAAAATCAACATAAGGGGCCTTTTTAAATATCTCACCTCCAAGATGACTAGCTGTACAACCACAAACACCTATCTTCGCACCTTTTTTCTTTACTTTTTCAAAAGCACCAACCTCGCTAAAAAGCTTATGCACAGGCTTTTCTCTAACCGAGCAGGTGTTTATAAGTATTAAATCAGCATCGCTTATATCTTGTGTTAATTCATAATTCTCTTTGCTTTTTAGCTCTGCGATCATATGCTCGCTATCACGAACATTCATCGCACAACCCAAAGTTTGAATAAAAAGCTTTTTACTCATTATAATATATGCACTTCATACATATAGTCTTTATCATCAAGACCATATTTAACAACACGATGATAAACACTTAGACCTTTTTCTTCAAAAAACTCAACTAATTCAATAAGTTGTTTATGACTATTATCTTTATCAAAATAAAAAATTTTCTGACCCTCTTTACTTACGGCAGCTTCAATCTTGTCCAAAGATATTGTTTTTGGCTTTGAACTAAGCTCGGATCTTGCAAGTTTTAACTCCATTTTTTATCCTTCCTTATAACTTTAAGCTGATTAGTATATCAAAAATGGCATAAAACATATATTAAAGTTTTTATTAGTAACAAAATTGTATAATCAGCACAAATCTTCAAAATTTTAAATTCCCTAGAATTTATCATTTATGACTACAAGTGGAGAAAAAATGGAAAGAATTTCAGATATCATAGAATCAATAGCAAATGAAAAAAATTTGGATATAGAAGATGTAAAGGAGCGTGTAAAAAGGGCTCTTATAAACACAGCAAAACATGTTTATGGTCACAACTACGAGTATGATGTTGCCATAGATACCAATAAAACAATAAAACTATATCAAAAAACAACAATTGTTTATGATGACGATGAGAGATTGGAAGAAGACAACGAACATTTTATAAGCCTAAAAGAGGCAAGAAATATTGACAAT
This genomic window contains:
- a CDS encoding HP0268 family nuclease, whose protein sequence is MELKLARSELSSKPKTISLDKIEAAVSKEGQKIFYFDKDNSHKQLIELVEFFEEKGLSVYHRVVKYGLDDKDYMYEVHIL
- the modA gene encoding molybdate ABC transporter substrate-binding protein; translation: MKKILIALAISACALFAGEIRVLAAANTSYAFEELLKKFNELYPDTKVELSLGSSGGLTSQIQNGAPADIFMAANMGFADKVYESGFGVSKPVVYAQGSLAIFTVRDFKLKKGLDVLKDVKTISIANPKSAPYGEASMEALKNANLFKYIEKKIIYTQKISETLSQALSAADIGFIAASALYDKKMSKYKEGVNYVFVDKNLYKPIDQGMVLLKRAENNKEAKAFYDFILSDNAKDIFNKFGYITPK
- a CDS encoding lysophospholipid acyltransferase family protein — encoded protein: MIVYVFYLLVWVIFLTCKKTYSKNKLPNDSCVVVFWHSRLAFMSFAYLRYWTCDFNKKRKGKVVISDHRDGEIITRIIKFFGISTIRGSSSKGGAKVLINALKNIKEGVDIIITPDGPRGPRHSIADGAIAIAQKTNRDIYILNYEASSFWELRSWDKMIIPKPFSTINFTLSKPLSFNELDIDAAKEELQTKMWLESEKNPNGKSILEHKEEFVLNLKQWWSKNAKKH
- a CDS encoding TOBE domain-containing protein, whose translation is MKASIDLEIFLGDNVSVLQKHIKLLKAIDSTKSITKAAQAIGISYKNAWDSIDILNNKSDKPLVSRANGRKKNSGTELTEYGHKMIEIYEKLLGLQNDFLTKVCENLDISNSEIINFSRLSNNLSARNQLNCEIVDVKSGAVSSQIFAKLSNDDILHSSITLESEKNLNLIIGKKVVFIFKAPCVSLVKKDEVIKDDSINQLNGEVISVKIGSKNADVIIRLSDYQNLSAIVSKDVVMELKIGVGDKLKALVKSSDIIIGV
- the miaB gene encoding tRNA (N6-isopentenyl adenosine(37)-C2)-methylthiotransferase MiaB, whose product is MMSKKLFIQTLGCAMNVRDSEHMIAELKSKENYELTQDISDADLILINTCSVREKPVHKLFSEVGAFEKVKKKGAKIGVCGCTASHLGGEIFKKAPYVDFVLGARNISKISTAVNTPKFVSTDINYDESDYAFGEFRGSPFKSYINISIGCDKKCTYCIVPHTRGDEISIPLNLILNEAKKAIDSGAKEIFLLGQNVNNYGKRFSSSHEKIDFSDLLVKLSEINGLERIRFTSPHPLHMDDKFLEVFSQNDKICKSMHMPLQSGNTKVLKEMKRGYTKEWFLDRALKLRSLCPDVSISTDIIVAFPGESDEEFMDTMDVIEKVRFEQIFSFKYSPRPMTKAAEFTNQVPEDIASKRLTFLQSRHTEILDEIVAAQKDKIFDVYFEELRANGGVAGRSFNNFLVQVNGSEELLGKTLKVRVDNPKRMVLYGNLI